From the Homo sapiens chromosome 1, GRCh38.p14 Primary Assembly genome, one window contains:
- the CD1C gene encoding T-cell surface glycoprotein CD1c precursor: protein MLFLQFLLLALLLPGGDNADASQEHVSFHVIQIFSFVNQSWARGQGSGWLDELQTHGWDSESGTIIFLHNWSKGNFSNEELSDLELLFRFYLFGLTREIQDHASQDYSKYPFEVQVKAGCELHSGKSPEGFFQVAFNGLDLLSFQNTTWVPSPGCGSLAQSVCHLLNHQYEGVTETVYNLIRSTCPRFLLGLLDAGKMYVHRQVRPEAWLSSRPSLGSGQLLLVCHASGFYPKPVWVTWMRNEQEQLGTKHGDILPNADGTWYLQVILEVASEEPAGLSCRVRHSSLGGQDIILYWGHHFSMNWIALVVIVPLVILIVLVLWFKKHCSYQDIL from the exons ATGCTGTTTCTGCAGTTTCTGCTGCTAGCTCTTCTTCTCCCAGGTGGTGACAATGCAGACG CATCCCAGGAACACGTCTCCTTCCATGTCATCCAGATCTTCTCATTTGTCAACCAATCCTGGGCACGAGGTCAGGGCTCAGGATGGCTGGACGAGTTGCAGACTCATGGCTGGGACAGTGAATCAGGCACAATAATTTTCCTGCATAACTGGTCCAAGGGCAACTTCAGCAATGAAGAGTTGTCAGACCTAGAGTTGTTATTTCGTTTCTACCTCTTTGGATTAACTCGGGAGATTCAAGACCATGCAAGTCAAGATTACTCGAAAT aTCCCTTTGAAGTACAGGTGAAAGCGGGCTGTGAGCTGCATTCTGGAAAGAGCCCAGAAGGCTTCTTTCAGGTAGCTTTCAACGGATTAGATTTACTGAGTTTCCAGAATACAACATGGGTGCCATCTCCAGGCTGTGGAAGTTTGGCCCAAAGTGTCTGTCATCTACTCAATCATCAGTATGAAGGCGTCACAGAAACAGTGTATAATCTCATAAGAAGCACTTGCCCCCGATTTCTCTTGGGTCTCCTGGATGCAGGGAAGATGTATGTACACAGGCAAG TGAGGCCAGAAGCCTGGCTGTCCAGTCGCCCCAGCCTTGGGTCTGGCCAGCTGTTGCTGGTTTGTCATGCCTCCGGCTTCTACCCAAAGCCTGTTTGGGTGACATGGATGCGGAATGAACAGGAGCAACTGGGCACTAAACATGGTGATATTCTTCCTAATGCTGATGGGACATGGTATCTTCAGGTGATCCTGGAGGTGGCATCTGAGGAGCCTGCTGGCCTGTCTTGTCGAGTGAGACACAGCAGTCTAGGAGGCCAGGACATCATCCTCTACTGGG GACACCACTTTTCCATGAATTGGATTGCCTTGGTAGTGATAGTGCCCTTGGTGATTCTAATAGTCCTTGTGTTATGGTTTAAGAAGCACTG CTCATATCAGGACATCCTGTGA
- the CD1C gene encoding T-cell surface glycoprotein CD1c isoform X1, with protein MLFLQFLLLALLLPGGDNADASQEHVSFHVIQIFSFVNQSWARGQGSGWLDELQTHGWDSESGTIIFLHNWSKGNFSNEELSDLELLFRFYLFGLTREIQDHASQDYSKYPFEVQVKAGCELHSGKSPEGFFQVAFNGLDLLSFQNTTWVPSPGCGSLAQSVCHLLNHQYEGVTETVYNLIRSTCPRFLLGLLDAGKMYVHRQVRPEAWLSSRPSLGSGQLLLVCHASGFYPKPVWVTWMRNEQEQLGTKHGDILPNADGTWYLQVILEVASEEPAGLSCRVRHSSLGGQDIILYWAHIRTSCETLPPDSPIVLRTQQPRSLVQYSDAIPSTLHLNCFSFCIINIC; from the exons ATGCTGTTTCTGCAGTTTCTGCTGCTAGCTCTTCTTCTCCCAGGTGGTGACAATGCAGACG CATCCCAGGAACACGTCTCCTTCCATGTCATCCAGATCTTCTCATTTGTCAACCAATCCTGGGCACGAGGTCAGGGCTCAGGATGGCTGGACGAGTTGCAGACTCATGGCTGGGACAGTGAATCAGGCACAATAATTTTCCTGCATAACTGGTCCAAGGGCAACTTCAGCAATGAAGAGTTGTCAGACCTAGAGTTGTTATTTCGTTTCTACCTCTTTGGATTAACTCGGGAGATTCAAGACCATGCAAGTCAAGATTACTCGAAAT aTCCCTTTGAAGTACAGGTGAAAGCGGGCTGTGAGCTGCATTCTGGAAAGAGCCCAGAAGGCTTCTTTCAGGTAGCTTTCAACGGATTAGATTTACTGAGTTTCCAGAATACAACATGGGTGCCATCTCCAGGCTGTGGAAGTTTGGCCCAAAGTGTCTGTCATCTACTCAATCATCAGTATGAAGGCGTCACAGAAACAGTGTATAATCTCATAAGAAGCACTTGCCCCCGATTTCTCTTGGGTCTCCTGGATGCAGGGAAGATGTATGTACACAGGCAAG TGAGGCCAGAAGCCTGGCTGTCCAGTCGCCCCAGCCTTGGGTCTGGCCAGCTGTTGCTGGTTTGTCATGCCTCCGGCTTCTACCCAAAGCCTGTTTGGGTGACATGGATGCGGAATGAACAGGAGCAACTGGGCACTAAACATGGTGATATTCTTCCTAATGCTGATGGGACATGGTATCTTCAGGTGATCCTGGAGGTGGCATCTGAGGAGCCTGCTGGCCTGTCTTGTCGAGTGAGACACAGCAGTCTAGGAGGCCAGGACATCATCCTCTACTGGG CTCATATCAGGACATCCTGTGAGACTCTTCCCCCTGACTCCCCCATTGTGTTAAGAACCCAGCAACCCAGGAGCCTAGTACAATATAGTGATGCCATCCCGTCGACTCTCCatttaaattgtttctctttctgcataataaacatttgttaa